The Alnus glutinosa chromosome 7, dhAlnGlut1.1, whole genome shotgun sequence genome includes a region encoding these proteins:
- the LOC133874041 gene encoding protein PLANT CADMIUM RESISTANCE 10 isoform X2 — translation MKSHSTYVPPPYVPLGQSDAAVEIVPCTEDIPMRGHSSDGPTQWSSGICACFDDMQSCCVGLSCPCLLFGKNAELLGSGTLIGSCMTHFVLWALFNSLCCLLTNGVLLELPGCFIAFYACGYRRTLRSKYNLQHHAGTLLLIFSAICVQFVKSTGKSVKGLVISDTLI, via the exons ATGAAAAGCCACAGCACTTATGTGCCACCCCCATATGTTCCTTTGGGACAGTCAGATGCAGCTGTGGAGATTGTTCCATGCACTGAAGACATCCCTATGCGTGGTCACAGCAGTGATGGACCGACACAATGGTCTTCTGGAATCTGTGCTTGTTTCGATGATATGCAGAGCT GTTGTGTAGGTCTTTCTTGTCCTTGCTTGCTTTTTGGAAAAAATGCAGAATTGCTTGGTTCTGGAACTCTGATAGGATCATGCATGACCCATTTTGTTTTGTGGGCTCTTTTCAATTCTCTCTGTTGCTTGTTGACTAATGGCGTCTTGTTGGAATTACCCGGATGCTTTATTGCATTTTACGCTTGTGGCTACCGTAGGACCCTACGATCAAAGTACAATTTACAG CACCATGCGGGGACTTTGTTACTCATTTTTTCTGCCATTTGTGTGCAATTTGTCAAGAGTACCGGGAAATCCGTGAAAGGTCTGGTGATATCAGACACCCTGATCTGA
- the LOC133874041 gene encoding protein PLANT CADMIUM RESISTANCE 10 isoform X1 — MKSHSTYVPPPYVPLGQSDAAVEIVPCTEDIPMRGHSSDGPTQWSSGICACFDDMQSCCVGLSCPCLLFGKNAELLGSGTLIGSCMTHFVLWALFNSLCCLLTNGVLLELPGCFIAFYACGYRRTLRSKYNLQEAPCGDFVTHFFCHLCAICQEYREIRERSGDIRHPDLKLAVVTAPPVQTMESVSAE, encoded by the exons ATGAAAAGCCACAGCACTTATGTGCCACCCCCATATGTTCCTTTGGGACAGTCAGATGCAGCTGTGGAGATTGTTCCATGCACTGAAGACATCCCTATGCGTGGTCACAGCAGTGATGGACCGACACAATGGTCTTCTGGAATCTGTGCTTGTTTCGATGATATGCAGAGCT GTTGTGTAGGTCTTTCTTGTCCTTGCTTGCTTTTTGGAAAAAATGCAGAATTGCTTGGTTCTGGAACTCTGATAGGATCATGCATGACCCATTTTGTTTTGTGGGCTCTTTTCAATTCTCTCTGTTGCTTGTTGACTAATGGCGTCTTGTTGGAATTACCCGGATGCTTTATTGCATTTTACGCTTGTGGCTACCGTAGGACCCTACGATCAAAGTACAATTTACAG GAAGCACCATGCGGGGACTTTGTTACTCATTTTTTCTGCCATTTGTGTGCAATTTGTCAAGAGTACCGGGAAATCCGTGAAAGGTCTGGTGATATCAGACACCCTGATCTGAAGTTGGCCGTAGTCACAGCTCCACCAGTCCAGACAATGGAATCGGTTTCGGCGGAGTAA
- the LOC133872249 gene encoding large ribosomal RNA subunit accumulation protein YCED homolog 2, chloroplastic isoform X3, which produces MAEAWHVLSARNINPIPSPFPAKAKSLKLPSQSLRIRASSKRNGGFSRGRTPRRLITISPSDGRWHGKWTCDYLLSLRDLRLQDLVEGGQHKDARVFVQLCVHKHASFGLSVEGRILTSFTRKCSICSSPYCREIDTNFNVWVLPPSRENSANQLPEIGGDDPSVIYVKPGYEADLDSLVQETIRLAISVKDTCSELCERSEPTLQSVV; this is translated from the exons atggcAGAAGCTTGGCATGTGTTATCAGCAAGAAACATCAACCCCATTCCCAGTCCATTCCCAGCTAAGGCTAAATCCCTCAAGTTGCCGTCTCAGTCTTTAAGAATCAGAGCTTCTTCAAAAAGAAATGGAGGATTCTCACG TGGCAGGACTCCACGCCGTCTGATCACAATATCACCATCAGATGGAAGATGGCATGGGAAGTGGACCTGCGACTACCTTCTCTCTCTCCGAGACTTGCGCTTGCAAGATTTGGTGGAAGGTGGACAACATAAAGATGCAAGGGTTTTTGTCCAACTCTGCGTCCACAAG CACGCCAGCTTTGGTCTTTCTGTGGAAGGAAGGATTCTCACATCCTTCACTAGAAAATGTAGTATCTGCTCCTCACCATACTGCAGAGAG ATTGATACAAACTTCAATGTATGGGTTCTGCCTCCAAGCAGAGAGAATAGTGCAAACCAACTACCTGAAATTGGGGGCGACGATCCATCA GTGATCTATGTTAAACCCGGATATGAAGCTGACCTTGATTCACTAGTACAAGAGACAATTCGTCTCGCCATCTCAGTAAAA GATACTTGCTCAGAGTTATGCGAGAGATCAGAACCTACATTGCAAT CGGTGGTCTAA
- the LOC133872249 gene encoding large ribosomal RNA subunit accumulation protein YCED homolog 2, chloroplastic isoform X1, which translates to MAEAWHVLSARNINPIPSPFPAKAKSLKLPSQSLRIRASSKRNGGFSRGRTPRRLITISPSDGRWHGKWTCDYLLSLRDLRLQDLVEGGQHKDARVFVQLCVHKHASFGLSVEGRILTSFTRKCSICSSPYCREIDTNFNVWVLPPSRENSANQLPEIGGDDPSVIYVKPGYEADLDSLVQETIRLAISVKDTCSELCERSEPTLQYAGEQNVSSPDQRWSKLLELKNHNLHM; encoded by the exons atggcAGAAGCTTGGCATGTGTTATCAGCAAGAAACATCAACCCCATTCCCAGTCCATTCCCAGCTAAGGCTAAATCCCTCAAGTTGCCGTCTCAGTCTTTAAGAATCAGAGCTTCTTCAAAAAGAAATGGAGGATTCTCACG TGGCAGGACTCCACGCCGTCTGATCACAATATCACCATCAGATGGAAGATGGCATGGGAAGTGGACCTGCGACTACCTTCTCTCTCTCCGAGACTTGCGCTTGCAAGATTTGGTGGAAGGTGGACAACATAAAGATGCAAGGGTTTTTGTCCAACTCTGCGTCCACAAG CACGCCAGCTTTGGTCTTTCTGTGGAAGGAAGGATTCTCACATCCTTCACTAGAAAATGTAGTATCTGCTCCTCACCATACTGCAGAGAG ATTGATACAAACTTCAATGTATGGGTTCTGCCTCCAAGCAGAGAGAATAGTGCAAACCAACTACCTGAAATTGGGGGCGACGATCCATCA GTGATCTATGTTAAACCCGGATATGAAGCTGACCTTGATTCACTAGTACAAGAGACAATTCGTCTCGCCATCTCAGTAAAA GATACTTGCTCAGAGTTATGCGAGAGATCAGAACCTACATTGCAAT ATGCTGGTGAACAAAATGTGTCTTCTCCTGATCAGCGGTGGTCTAAACTCCTGGAGCTGAAGAATCACAACTTACATATGTAA
- the LOC133872249 gene encoding large ribosomal RNA subunit accumulation protein YCED homolog 2, chloroplastic isoform X2: MAEAWHVLSARNINPIPSPFPAKAKSLKLPSQSLRIRASSKRNGGFSRTPRRLITISPSDGRWHGKWTCDYLLSLRDLRLQDLVEGGQHKDARVFVQLCVHKHASFGLSVEGRILTSFTRKCSICSSPYCREIDTNFNVWVLPPSRENSANQLPEIGGDDPSVIYVKPGYEADLDSLVQETIRLAISVKDTCSELCERSEPTLQYAGEQNVSSPDQRWSKLLELKNHNLHM, from the exons atggcAGAAGCTTGGCATGTGTTATCAGCAAGAAACATCAACCCCATTCCCAGTCCATTCCCAGCTAAGGCTAAATCCCTCAAGTTGCCGTCTCAGTCTTTAAGAATCAGAGCTTCTTCAAAAAGAAATGGAGGATTCTCACG GACTCCACGCCGTCTGATCACAATATCACCATCAGATGGAAGATGGCATGGGAAGTGGACCTGCGACTACCTTCTCTCTCTCCGAGACTTGCGCTTGCAAGATTTGGTGGAAGGTGGACAACATAAAGATGCAAGGGTTTTTGTCCAACTCTGCGTCCACAAG CACGCCAGCTTTGGTCTTTCTGTGGAAGGAAGGATTCTCACATCCTTCACTAGAAAATGTAGTATCTGCTCCTCACCATACTGCAGAGAG ATTGATACAAACTTCAATGTATGGGTTCTGCCTCCAAGCAGAGAGAATAGTGCAAACCAACTACCTGAAATTGGGGGCGACGATCCATCA GTGATCTATGTTAAACCCGGATATGAAGCTGACCTTGATTCACTAGTACAAGAGACAATTCGTCTCGCCATCTCAGTAAAA GATACTTGCTCAGAGTTATGCGAGAGATCAGAACCTACATTGCAAT ATGCTGGTGAACAAAATGTGTCTTCTCCTGATCAGCGGTGGTCTAAACTCCTGGAGCTGAAGAATCACAACTTACATATGTAA